The proteins below come from a single Papaver somniferum cultivar HN1 chromosome 11, ASM357369v1, whole genome shotgun sequence genomic window:
- the LOC113324947 gene encoding uncharacterized protein LOC113324947, translating into MLDDTSTRNEKLDFHKWEKANIMSIMIIRGAIPDAIRGGIPIKDTSKELMEVIQPQFMSSAKSMIGTHMGQLTSMRYNGEGSVRDHILQMADLVYKLRGLDMNLNDDFLVQLAVNSLPKQFETFKVNYNTCDRKWNVNELISHCVQEEERQRRETKEYAHFTIAGPSKKDFKKSGKNKKPQEQKKEIPNN; encoded by the coding sequence ATGCTTGACGATACTTCTACTAGAAATGAAAAGCTAGATTTCCATAAATGGGAGAAGGCAAACATAATGAGCATAATGATCATTCGAGGTGCAATTCCTGATGCTATTCGAGGTGGAATTCCTATAAAAGATACTTCTAAAGAGCTGATGGAAGTTATTCAGCCACAATTTATGAGTTCAGCGAAGTCTATGATTGGTACTCATATGGGTCAGCTGACTTCAATGCGGTATAATGGTGAAGGTAGTGTTCGAGATCACATCCTTCAAATGGCAGATCTGGTATACAAATTACGAGGTCTGGATATGAATCTAAATGATGATTTTCTAGTACAACTTGCAGTTAATTCACTTCCTAAGCAGTTCGAGACTTTCAAGGTCAACTATAACACTTGTGACAGAAAATGGAATGTAAATGAATTGATCTCTCATTGTGTGCAAGAAGAGGAAAGGCAACGACGTGAAACTAAAGAGTATGCACATTTTACTATTGCTGGTCCTAGCAAGAAAGATTTCAAGAAATCCGGAAAGAATAAGAAACCACAAGAACAGAAAAAGGAAATACCAAACAATTAA